The Luteimonas sp. YGD11-2 genome has a window encoding:
- a CDS encoding energy transducer TonB has protein sequence MSSVPAPPRIGDRDRLGATLVLSLLLHAMLVLGVGFTLDDAAPVLPTLDVILTETTSPLTQAQADFLAQASNQGGGEHDQPQRPRESQLGTAPQDTPGIAPEALRAQSPDERPPPQARVVASAQGEQAVATPDPTPQADPSLLPRGRDRIERDMEMARLAAEIHLRSEAYAKRPKRKFVSASTQEYAYAAYLRQWVDRVERIGNLNYPDEARRRGLAGELVISVAIRRDGTVEAARVIRSSGVALLDEAALRIAQLAEPYPPLPRTDEEVDILHVTRTWQFLPAGTLVDS, from the coding sequence ATGAGCAGCGTCCCCGCCCCGCCCCGCATCGGTGACCGCGATCGCCTTGGCGCCACCCTGGTGCTGTCGCTGCTGCTGCACGCGATGCTGGTGCTCGGCGTCGGGTTCACGCTGGACGATGCCGCGCCGGTACTGCCGACGCTGGACGTGATCCTCACCGAAACCACCAGCCCGCTGACGCAGGCACAGGCCGACTTCCTCGCCCAGGCCAGCAACCAGGGCGGCGGCGAGCACGACCAGCCGCAGCGCCCGCGCGAATCGCAGCTGGGCACCGCGCCGCAGGACACGCCCGGCATCGCGCCCGAAGCGCTGCGCGCGCAGTCACCCGACGAACGTCCCCCGCCGCAGGCACGGGTGGTGGCCAGCGCGCAGGGCGAGCAGGCGGTTGCCACGCCCGACCCGACCCCGCAGGCCGATCCCAGCCTGCTGCCGCGTGGCCGGGACCGTATCGAGCGCGACATGGAGATGGCGCGGCTCGCCGCCGAGATCCACCTGCGTTCGGAAGCCTATGCCAAGCGTCCCAAGCGCAAGTTCGTGTCCGCAAGCACCCAGGAATACGCCTACGCCGCCTACCTGCGGCAGTGGGTGGACCGGGTCGAGCGCATCGGCAACCTCAACTATCCGGACGAGGCACGCCGCCGCGGGCTGGCCGGCGAGCTGGTCATCAGCGTGGCGATCCGCCGCGATGGTACGGTCGAGGCAGCACGGGTGATCCGCTCCTCGGGGGTCGCCCTGCTCGACGAGGCGGCCCTGCGCATCGCGCAGCTCGCCGAGCCCTATCCGCCGCTGCCGCGCACCGACGAGGAGGTCGACATCCTGCACGTCACCCGCACCTGGCAGTTCCTGCCGGCGGGCACCCTGGTCGACAGCTGA
- the lepB gene encoding signal peptidase I produces MQTDAATASRQRRVLGWLRREALPLLVLILLLTAARSSLANHYHVPSGSMQPALQPGDRVVVDMRAYGWRLPFSTFDLVTVADPLPGEVVVFDSPADGTRLIKRVAAVGGQQVEVRGGRLLVDGRPAPAHVPAVEQIGTRRISLDLAHGGGADLGPLRVPEGEVLVLGDHRGASFDGRYFGLVPVDAFYGRAVAVYHRRGEGFGWRRL; encoded by the coding sequence ATGCAGACCGATGCCGCAACCGCTTCCCGCCAGCGCCGCGTCCTCGGCTGGCTGCGCCGCGAAGCGCTGCCGCTGCTGGTGCTGATCCTGCTGCTGACCGCGGCCCGTTCCTCGCTCGCCAACCATTACCACGTGCCCAGCGGCTCGATGCAGCCCGCGCTGCAGCCCGGCGACCGGGTGGTGGTCGACATGCGCGCCTACGGCTGGCGGCTGCCGTTCAGCACCTTCGACCTGGTCACCGTCGCGGATCCGCTGCCGGGCGAGGTGGTCGTGTTCGACTCGCCGGCCGACGGCACCCGCCTGATCAAGCGCGTCGCGGCGGTGGGCGGGCAGCAGGTGGAGGTGCGGGGCGGCCGGCTGCTGGTCGATGGACGACCGGCGCCGGCGCACGTGCCGGCCGTGGAGCAGATCGGCACGCGCAGGATCAGCCTCGATCTCGCCCACGGTGGTGGCGCCGATCTCGGTCCGCTGCGGGTGCCCGAGGGCGAGGTGCTGGTGCTCGGCGATCACCGCGGCGCGAGCTTTGACGGGCGCTACTTCGGCCTGGTGCCGGTGGACGCGTTCTACGGTCGCGCCGTCGCGGTCTACCACCGTCGCGGCGAAGGCTTCGGCTGGCGCAGGCTGTAG
- the tsaB gene encoding tRNA (adenosine(37)-N6)-threonylcarbamoyltransferase complex dimerization subunit type 1 TsaB, translating to MKLLAFETSTEACSVAVFADGEVRARFEVAPRRHAELALPWAEALLAEAGIARSGLDAIAVGRGPGAFTGVRLGIAIAQGIALALDVPVVPVSTLATLAAAALRDHPDAHVLAAIDARMGEVYVAGYGAGAQGPTLLDAEIVCAPDQVELAEGDNWIGVGTGFTAVDDALVQRLGSRLRHVDAGALPHAADTARLAALLHAAGGGVAPEHAEPAYLRNNVALTLAEQAARRG from the coding sequence ATGAAACTCCTGGCTTTCGAGACCTCCACCGAAGCCTGTTCGGTGGCGGTGTTCGCCGATGGCGAAGTGCGTGCGCGCTTCGAAGTCGCGCCCCGTCGGCATGCCGAACTGGCGCTGCCCTGGGCGGAGGCGCTGCTGGCAGAAGCCGGGATCGCGCGCAGCGGGCTGGACGCCATCGCGGTCGGGCGCGGGCCGGGGGCGTTCACCGGTGTGCGACTGGGGATCGCGATTGCCCAGGGGATTGCGCTGGCCCTCGACGTGCCGGTGGTGCCGGTGTCCACGCTGGCAACGCTGGCCGCGGCGGCATTGCGCGATCATCCGGATGCGCACGTGCTGGCGGCGATCGACGCACGCATGGGCGAGGTCTACGTGGCCGGCTACGGCGCCGGTGCGCAGGGTCCCACGCTTCTGGATGCCGAAATCGTCTGCGCGCCCGACCAGGTCGAACTTGCCGAAGGGGACAACTGGATCGGCGTCGGCACCGGGTTCACCGCGGTCGACGACGCGCTCGTGCAGCGGCTGGGCAGCCGCCTGCGACACGTCGATGCCGGCGCGCTTCCGCATGCCGCCGATACCGCGCGGCTGGCCGCGCTGCTGCACGCGGCGGGTGGCGGGGTCGCCCCGGAACATGCCGAGCCCGCGTACCTGCGCAACAACGTCGCGCTGACGCTGGCCGAGCAGGCCGCGCGCCGCGGCTGA
- a CDS encoding alpha/beta hydrolase — MSPPVGSTQTTHPSLLPEPNACPAQPPPGDRCIGTREQPVMCPAGGLTPEQDAALNAQWWNGLSPQEQSNYLSTYGAQLGAMDGLPSEVRHEANMEVLRQQAADGDQGAQDLLTRIDDSRRDPTATSGHLYLLGYAPQDGGTDAKAIVAISNPDTADNVAIFVPGTGSTVAGIGGNIDRIDDLKAQAELIDDEVVTSTIVWLGYDAPDNLAAATGAGPARDGAPSLRELTHGLRASHESGDGPNLTVIGHSYGSTVVGHADRDGTGGLGADNIIVAGSPGMGVDSADELSIDEGNFWTAMADDDEIRFVPGWILGTNPVNEGFGGTRIANGGASGHSGYWAADSESLRNQGYIVTGNEHMVTTREFR, encoded by the coding sequence ATGTCCCCGCCCGTTGGTTCCACCCAGACGACCCATCCTTCGCTGCTGCCCGAGCCCAACGCCTGCCCGGCGCAGCCGCCGCCGGGCGACCGCTGCATCGGGACGCGCGAACAGCCGGTCATGTGCCCGGCCGGGGGGCTCACCCCCGAGCAGGACGCCGCGCTCAACGCGCAGTGGTGGAACGGCCTGTCGCCGCAGGAGCAGTCCAACTACCTGTCGACCTATGGCGCCCAGCTCGGCGCGATGGACGGGCTGCCGTCCGAGGTCAGGCACGAGGCCAACATGGAGGTCCTGCGCCAGCAGGCCGCGGACGGTGACCAGGGCGCGCAGGACCTGCTGACGCGGATCGACGATTCGCGGCGCGATCCGACCGCCACGTCCGGACACCTGTACCTGCTCGGCTATGCGCCGCAGGATGGCGGGACCGACGCGAAGGCCATCGTTGCAATCAGCAACCCGGACACCGCCGACAACGTCGCCATCTTCGTCCCCGGCACCGGCTCCACGGTCGCGGGTATCGGCGGCAACATCGACCGCATCGACGACCTGAAGGCGCAGGCCGAACTGATCGACGACGAAGTCGTGACCTCCACCATCGTCTGGCTGGGCTATGACGCGCCCGACAACCTGGCCGCTGCCACCGGTGCCGGTCCGGCACGCGACGGCGCGCCTTCGTTGCGCGAGCTCACCCATGGGCTCCGGGCGTCGCACGAGAGCGGGGATGGCCCCAACCTGACCGTGATCGGCCACTCCTACGGCTCGACCGTGGTCGGCCATGCCGATCGTGACGGCACCGGCGGCCTCGGCGCAGACAACATCATCGTGGCCGGCAGCCCGGGCATGGGCGTGGACAGCGCCGATGAGCTCAGCATCGACGAGGGCAACTTCTGGACGGCGATGGCCGACGACGACGAGATCCGCTTCGTTCCCGGCTGGATCCTGGGCACCAACCCGGTCAACGAGGGCTTTGGCGGAACCCGCATCGCAAATGGCGGCGCGTCCGGCCATTCGGGGTACTGGGCCGCGGACAGCGAGTCGCTGCGCAACCAGGGTTACATCGTGACCGGCAACGAGCATATGGTGACCACCCGGGAATTCCGCTGA
- a CDS encoding ATP-dependent DNA helicase — MAARVQAALAEGGELAQALPQFHPRPSQQQLAAAVVDALGSRGTLLAEAGTGTGKTFAYLVPALLSGLRTIVSTGTRALQDQLYHRDLPRLRDALGIGLKSALLKGRANYLCLYRLERARGEPRFSARDQVALFQRIVAWAGRTRMGDLAEIEALPEDSPLIPMVTSTVDNCLGSECPFYGDCFVVQARQRAQAADLVVVNHHLLLADLALKQEGFGEILPGAQAFVVDEAHQLPELAAQFFGEGLSARPLVELARDATAECAGVEGALAALQPSAQGLEHAVRALRAAMESLPPRGTRDRALHDAGVQDALEALCDALRDLADAVAPLREASPALDAVHARAREFSSRLSRWQVADGPGAFDEPDDVDADSADSADDGDVRWYELSPRGFRLQRTPLDVSGPLRTHREASGAAWVFTSATLAIDGCFDHVATRLGLDAPTTLVAPSPFDWQRQALCLLPPRLPAPSAPAYAGAVLDAVLPVLHASNGRAFLLFASHRALRETAALLRGGPWPLFVQGEAPRHVLLQRFRESGNGVLLGAASFREGVDVVGDALSVVVIDKLPFAAPDEPVFEARLDAIRRAGGNPFADEQLPQAVIALKQGVGRLIRSEHDRGVLVLCDPRLTSRPYGRVFLGSLPPFPVTRDVAEVQAFFAASEPDPPRVCPDSGAAASVPPSR; from the coding sequence CTGGCCGCGCGCGTGCAGGCGGCGCTGGCCGAGGGCGGTGAGCTCGCGCAGGCGCTGCCGCAGTTCCACCCGCGGCCGTCGCAGCAGCAGCTCGCCGCGGCCGTCGTCGATGCACTCGGCAGCCGCGGCACCCTGCTGGCCGAAGCCGGGACCGGCACCGGCAAGACCTTCGCCTATCTGGTGCCGGCACTGCTGTCGGGCCTGCGCACCATCGTCTCCACCGGCACCCGCGCGCTGCAGGACCAGCTCTACCACCGCGACCTGCCCCGGCTGCGCGATGCGCTCGGCATCGGCCTGAAGTCCGCGCTGCTCAAGGGCCGCGCCAACTACCTGTGCCTGTACCGCCTCGAGCGCGCGCGGGGCGAACCGCGCTTCAGCGCGCGCGACCAGGTCGCGCTGTTCCAGCGCATCGTCGCCTGGGCCGGGCGTACGCGGATGGGTGATCTCGCCGAGATCGAGGCGCTGCCGGAGGATTCGCCGCTGATCCCGATGGTGACCTCCACCGTCGACAACTGCCTGGGCAGCGAGTGCCCGTTCTATGGCGACTGTTTCGTGGTCCAGGCCCGCCAGCGCGCGCAGGCCGCGGACCTGGTGGTGGTCAACCACCATCTGCTGCTTGCCGACCTCGCGCTCAAGCAGGAGGGCTTCGGCGAGATCCTGCCCGGCGCGCAGGCATTCGTCGTCGACGAGGCGCACCAGTTGCCCGAACTTGCCGCGCAGTTCTTCGGCGAAGGCCTGAGTGCACGGCCGCTGGTCGAGCTGGCACGTGACGCGACCGCCGAATGCGCCGGCGTCGAGGGTGCGCTCGCGGCGCTGCAGCCGTCCGCGCAGGGGCTGGAACATGCGGTCCGCGCGCTGCGCGCGGCGATGGAGTCGCTACCGCCGCGCGGCACCCGCGACCGCGCCCTGCACGATGCCGGCGTGCAGGACGCGCTGGAGGCATTGTGCGATGCACTGCGCGACCTTGCCGACGCGGTGGCGCCGCTGCGCGAGGCCTCGCCCGCGCTGGATGCCGTGCATGCCCGCGCGCGCGAGTTCAGCAGCCGCCTGTCGCGCTGGCAGGTGGCCGACGGACCGGGCGCGTTCGATGAGCCCGACGATGTCGACGCCGACAGCGCCGACAGCGCCGACGATGGCGACGTGCGCTGGTACGAGCTGTCGCCGCGCGGGTTCCGCCTGCAGCGCACGCCGCTCGATGTGTCCGGCCCGCTGCGCACGCATCGCGAGGCCTCCGGCGCGGCGTGGGTGTTCACCTCGGCGACGCTCGCGATCGACGGCTGCTTCGACCACGTGGCCACACGGCTCGGGCTCGATGCCCCGACCACGCTGGTGGCGCCGAGTCCGTTCGACTGGCAGCGCCAGGCGCTGTGCCTGCTGCCGCCGCGGCTGCCGGCACCGTCGGCACCGGCGTATGCAGGCGCGGTGCTGGACGCGGTGCTGCCGGTGCTGCACGCCTCCAACGGCCGTGCGTTCCTGCTGTTCGCGTCGCACCGTGCGCTGCGCGAGACCGCGGCGCTGCTGCGCGGCGGCCCCTGGCCGTTGTTCGTGCAGGGCGAGGCCCCGCGCCACGTGCTGCTGCAGCGGTTCCGCGAATCCGGCAATGGCGTGCTGCTCGGTGCCGCCAGCTTCCGCGAGGGCGTGGACGTGGTCGGCGATGCGCTCAGCGTGGTGGTGATCGACAAGCTGCCGTTCGCCGCGCCCGACGAGCCGGTGTTCGAGGCGCGGCTGGACGCGATCCGCCGCGCCGGCGGCAATCCCTTCGCCGACGAACAGCTGCCGCAGGCGGTGATCGCACTCAAACAGGGCGTCGGCCGGCTGATCCGCAGCGAGCACGACCGCGGGGTGCTGGTGCTGTGCGACCCGCGCCTGACCAGCCGGCCGTACGGGCGGGTGTTCCTGGGTTCGCTGCCGCCGTTCCCGGTGACCCGCGACGTGGCCGAGGTGCAGGCATTCTTCGCCGCCAGCGAGCCGGATCCGCCAAGGGTTTGCCCTGATTCCGGCGCGGCCGCTTCCGTGCCACCTTCGCGGTAA
- a CDS encoding tetratricopeptide repeat protein has protein sequence MTPNPVRRTRRGALAMLCLVLGACATAPEPAPVVVALTDASPQQMVAAIREAAGDGEGELAVQPLRDGRIEDLRERAVREEASGDYVAATATVDAALEIVPTDPALLQQRAELALLLGQFDDAEPLSQRAYALGPQVGPACRRHWATLEQVRLLQGDGDGAAEARAQIGGCRVGVLDRF, from the coding sequence ATGACGCCGAACCCCGTGCGGCGCACGCGTCGCGGAGCCCTGGCCATGCTGTGCCTGGTGCTTGGCGCCTGTGCCACCGCGCCGGAGCCGGCGCCCGTGGTGGTGGCATTGACCGACGCCTCGCCGCAGCAGATGGTCGCCGCGATCCGCGAGGCTGCCGGCGACGGCGAGGGCGAACTCGCGGTGCAGCCGTTGCGCGATGGCCGCATCGAGGACCTGCGCGAACGTGCCGTGCGCGAGGAGGCCTCGGGCGATTACGTGGCGGCGACCGCCACTGTCGACGCCGCGCTGGAGATCGTGCCGACGGATCCGGCGCTGCTGCAGCAGCGCGCCGAGCTCGCCCTGCTGCTGGGCCAGTTCGACGACGCCGAGCCCCTGTCGCAGCGTGCCTACGCGCTCGGCCCCCAGGTCGGACCGGCCTGCCGGCGCCACTGGGCCACGCTCGAGCAGGTGCGCCTGCTGCAGGGCGACGGGGATGGCGCCGCCGAGGCCCGTGCGCAGATCGGGGGCTGTCGGGTCGGCGTGCTCGACCGCTTCTGA
- the mrcB gene encoding penicillin-binding protein 1B, producing MPKPQDSMRRIDRDEDDHDIPDSPRRTWSRRALVWALALVGLGLGFLIPYTLYLNQQVSERFGELRWQVPTRVYARPLHLAPGMALDAQTLKLELESSAYREGDGRSPGTWSVAENGRWTISSRGFQDVGGAVPPRRIEVSMSGGRISRLREAGGDAAIDSARLDPARIATLYGQRQEERRLVRVEDVPVLVTDALQAVEDEDFAHHLGIDLGGMLRAAWVNVRAGEARQGGSTLTQQLARSGLLGIGREQTYTRKFNEILYAMLIEARYDKGTILEAYLNQVYLGQRGAQAIHGVAAGSEFWFGRRLEDLATEHVALLVGIIRGPSYYDPRRHPERAKERRDFALGKMHANGLIDAAEYRRALAAPLGISSTPGTLAANRFPAYVDLVRRQLATDYPAEVLQGAGLTVMTAMSPAAQGYAEGAVRRTIEALSNDKRPELQAGLVVTDSHSGEVIAVVGGANPTEHGFNRAIEAKRPVGSLLKPFVYLLALTRPNEFSLATWVNDAPVDLVLPNGKRWNPANSDRRSHGSVRLMDALARSYNQATVRVGMEVGPRALADLLHNLATIRAEPNPSLILGAVDESPYAMAQLYQFLASGGEKQTLRMVRGVLDSEGRVQRRYDGPQPEAYPQDSQYVRLVTLALQHAVTSGTGRQLIADGLARLQPAGKTGTTNDGRDSWFAGWTGDHLAVVWVGNDQNEATGLYGTTGAMRVWSDLFRRLPSAPLEVDDDGLSWTWVAQGGATDPDCPDARRFAFLEGYEPAYQPCYASYPAPYAADGQPLTQPGEPAYTDEPAPQESGWRRFFGRGRQDAAREPAAPAAPPPPPEPAYSGEQLP from the coding sequence ATGCCAAAACCCCAGGACTCGATGCGCCGCATCGACCGTGACGAGGACGATCACGACATCCCGGATTCCCCGCGCCGCACCTGGTCGCGACGTGCGCTCGTCTGGGCACTGGCCCTGGTCGGGCTCGGGCTCGGGTTCCTGATCCCCTACACCCTCTATCTCAACCAGCAGGTCAGCGAGCGCTTTGGCGAACTGCGCTGGCAGGTGCCCACGCGCGTCTATGCGCGGCCGCTGCATCTCGCGCCCGGCATGGCGCTCGACGCGCAGACGCTGAAGCTGGAGCTGGAGTCGTCCGCCTACCGCGAAGGCGACGGCCGCAGCCCGGGCACCTGGTCGGTGGCCGAGAACGGGCGCTGGACGATCTCCAGCCGCGGCTTCCAGGACGTCGGTGGCGCTGTGCCCCCGCGCCGTATCGAGGTGTCGATGTCGGGCGGGCGGATCAGCCGGCTGCGCGAGGCCGGCGGCGACGCCGCGATCGACAGCGCCCGTCTCGATCCCGCGCGTATCGCCACGCTGTACGGCCAGCGCCAGGAGGAGCGCCGGCTGGTGCGTGTGGAGGACGTGCCGGTGCTGGTCACCGACGCGCTGCAGGCGGTCGAGGACGAGGACTTCGCCCACCACCTCGGCATCGACCTCGGCGGCATGCTGCGCGCGGCCTGGGTGAACGTGCGCGCCGGCGAGGCGCGCCAGGGCGGCAGCACGCTGACCCAGCAGCTCGCGCGCTCCGGGCTGCTCGGCATCGGCCGCGAGCAGACCTACACGCGCAAGTTCAACGAAATCCTCTACGCGATGCTGATCGAGGCCCGCTACGACAAGGGCACGATCCTCGAGGCCTACCTCAACCAAGTCTATCTTGGCCAGCGCGGTGCGCAGGCGATCCACGGCGTCGCCGCCGGTTCGGAGTTCTGGTTCGGGCGCCGGCTCGAGGACCTGGCCACCGAGCACGTCGCGCTGCTGGTCGGCATCATCCGCGGGCCCTCGTACTACGACCCGCGCCGGCATCCGGAACGCGCGAAGGAACGCCGCGACTTCGCGCTCGGGAAGATGCACGCGAACGGGCTGATCGACGCGGCCGAGTACAGGCGGGCACTGGCGGCGCCGCTGGGCATCAGCTCCACGCCCGGCACGCTGGCCGCCAACCGCTTCCCCGCCTATGTCGATCTCGTGCGCCGGCAGTTGGCCACGGACTATCCGGCCGAGGTGCTGCAGGGCGCGGGCCTCACCGTGATGACGGCGATGTCGCCGGCCGCCCAGGGCTATGCCGAGGGCGCCGTGCGGCGCACGATCGAGGCACTCAGCAATGACAAGCGCCCGGAACTGCAGGCCGGCCTGGTGGTCACCGATTCGCATAGCGGCGAAGTGATCGCGGTGGTCGGCGGTGCGAATCCCACCGAGCACGGCTTCAACCGCGCGATCGAGGCCAAGCGGCCGGTGGGCTCGCTGCTCAAGCCCTTCGTCTACCTGCTGGCGCTGACCCGCCCCAACGAGTTCTCGCTGGCCACCTGGGTCAACGATGCCCCGGTGGACCTGGTGCTGCCCAACGGAAAGCGCTGGAATCCGGCCAATTCCGATCGTCGTAGCCATGGCAGCGTGCGGCTGATGGACGCGCTGGCGCGCTCCTACAACCAGGCCACGGTGAGGGTGGGCATGGAAGTCGGCCCGCGAGCACTGGCCGACCTGCTGCACAACCTGGCGACCATTCGCGCCGAGCCGAACCCCTCGCTGATCCTCGGCGCGGTCGACGAAAGTCCGTATGCGATGGCGCAGCTCTACCAGTTCCTGGCGTCAGGCGGCGAGAAGCAGACCCTGCGCATGGTGCGCGGCGTGCTCGACAGCGAAGGCCGCGTGCAACGCCGCTACGACGGCCCGCAACCCGAGGCCTATCCGCAGGATTCGCAGTACGTGCGGCTGGTCACCCTGGCGCTGCAGCATGCGGTGACCTCCGGCACCGGCCGCCAGTTGATCGCCGACGGGCTTGCCCGCCTGCAGCCGGCCGGCAAGACCGGCACCACCAACGATGGCCGTGACAGCTGGTTCGCCGGCTGGACCGGCGACCACCTCGCGGTGGTATGGGTCGGCAACGACCAGAACGAGGCGACCGGTCTGTACGGCACCACCGGTGCGATGCGCGTGTGGTCGGACCTGTTCCGGCGCCTGCCCAGCGCGCCGCTGGAAGTGGACGACGACGGTCTCTCGTGGACCTGGGTGGCACAGGGCGGCGCCACCGACCCGGACTGCCCGGACGCCCGCCGCTTCGCGTTCCTGGAAGGGTACGAGCCGGCCTACCAGCCCTGTTACGCCAGCTATCCCGCACCGTACGCCGCGGACGGCCAGCCGCTCACGCAGCCGGGGGAGCCGGCGTACACGGATGAGCCCGCGCCGCAGGAAAGCGGCTGGCGGCGCTTCTTCGGCCGCGGCCGGCAGGATGCCGCGCGCGAGCCTGCGGCACCCGCAGCACCTCCGCCGCCACCCGAACCCGCCTATTCCGGAGAGCAGCTGCCATGA
- a CDS encoding glycosyltransferase: MPFSLTDAQFRLARALGLSRRAWSSLRTRGWQQTWQRVVLRLQRTLRRAPTDAIPLWRPPHSADQALPTFVEAERAPVASIVIPVHNHLGHTLECLRALAAAPPEATMEIIVVDDASSDDTAALLPRIAGLRYHRHERNGGFIAACNTGAALARGEVLVFLNNDTVPQPGWLDALLRTLREVPRAGIVGAQLVYPDGRLQEAGGVVFRDGQAWNYGRFESPDDPRYGYLRDADYISGAALAIPRALFDAVGGFDTRYAPAYYEDTDLAFAVRAAGHRVLYQPGARVLHDEGTSAGTDPSTGMKAAQARNREVFALHRRQELAAFPPADELPGPGTLHRGQRRILIVDESTPRPDHDSGSLRLVALMRMLLEEGAHVAFVPADGRHAGRYTRELQATGVETWSEPWTGGIAHWLRRHTTRFDVAMLSRHFVAAPLLPLLRRHAPRLRVLFDSVDLHYLRERRAAELAGDAAMLAIARRTRSRELAVVAAADATLVVSPAERELLAADAPGARVELLSNLHRLSARTAAWEQRHGVVFVGGFHHPPNVDAMRWFLTGVWPRIRAQAPMLDFHCIGSDPPDDLRAHHGRDGVQVHGHVADIAPWMDGCRVAVAPLRFGAGVKGKINLSMAHGQPVVATTVAAEGMHLHDGQDVLLADDADAFAQAVLRAHEDADAWSRLAAGGRANVERHFSVDAARETVRRLFLAAD; encoded by the coding sequence ATGCCGTTCTCGCTGACCGACGCGCAGTTCCGGCTTGCCCGGGCGCTCGGTCTTTCCCGTCGCGCCTGGAGCAGCCTGCGCACCCGCGGCTGGCAGCAGACCTGGCAGCGCGTCGTGCTGCGCCTGCAGCGCACGCTGCGCCGCGCTCCCACCGATGCGATCCCGCTGTGGCGCCCCCCGCACTCTGCCGACCAGGCCCTGCCCACGTTCGTCGAAGCAGAAAGGGCCCCCGTCGCCAGCATCGTGATTCCGGTTCACAACCACCTCGGCCATACGCTCGAATGCCTGCGCGCACTGGCCGCGGCACCGCCCGAGGCCACGATGGAGATCATCGTGGTCGACGACGCGAGCAGCGACGACACCGCCGCCCTGCTGCCACGCATCGCCGGCCTTCGCTACCACCGCCATGAGCGCAATGGCGGTTTCATCGCCGCCTGCAATACCGGGGCCGCGCTGGCACGCGGCGAGGTGCTGGTGTTCCTCAACAACGACACCGTGCCGCAACCGGGCTGGCTGGACGCGCTGCTCCGCACCCTGCGCGAGGTTCCACGTGCAGGGATCGTCGGTGCGCAGCTGGTGTATCCGGACGGCCGGTTGCAGGAGGCCGGAGGCGTGGTGTTCCGCGATGGCCAGGCCTGGAACTACGGTCGCTTCGAATCGCCCGACGACCCGCGCTACGGCTATCTGCGCGATGCCGATTACATAAGCGGCGCCGCGCTGGCGATCCCGCGTGCGCTGTTCGATGCCGTCGGCGGCTTCGATACACGCTATGCGCCGGCCTACTACGAGGACACCGATCTCGCCTTCGCGGTGCGTGCGGCCGGCCACCGCGTCCTGTACCAGCCGGGTGCGCGGGTGCTGCACGACGAGGGCACCAGCGCCGGCACGGATCCGTCGACCGGCATGAAGGCCGCGCAGGCCCGTAATCGCGAGGTGTTCGCGCTGCACCGGAGACAGGAACTGGCAGCGTTTCCACCCGCCGATGAACTGCCCGGCCCCGGGACGCTGCACCGCGGCCAGCGCCGCATCCTGATCGTCGACGAATCCACGCCACGGCCCGACCACGACTCCGGCTCGCTGCGACTGGTCGCATTGATGCGGATGCTGCTCGAGGAAGGCGCCCATGTCGCCTTCGTGCCAGCCGATGGCCGCCATGCCGGCCGCTACACGCGCGAGTTGCAGGCAACGGGGGTGGAAACCTGGTCGGAGCCGTGGACCGGTGGCATCGCGCACTGGCTGCGCCGCCACACCACCCGTTTCGACGTGGCCATGCTCAGCCGCCACTTCGTCGCCGCGCCGCTGCTGCCGTTGCTGCGCCGGCATGCGCCGCGGCTGCGCGTCCTGTTCGACAGCGTCGACCTGCACTACCTGCGCGAGCGCCGCGCCGCCGAGCTCGCCGGTGACGCAGCCATGCTGGCGATCGCGCGGCGCACACGCTCGCGGGAACTGGCGGTGGTGGCCGCCGCCGATGCCACCCTGGTGGTCAGCCCCGCCGAGCGCGAGCTGCTGGCTGCGGATGCGCCTGGCGCGCGGGTGGAACTGCTGTCCAACCTGCACCGGCTCAGCGCCCGGACGGCAGCCTGGGAGCAGCGCCACGGCGTGGTGTTCGTCGGTGGCTTCCACCATCCCCCGAACGTGGATGCGATGCGCTGGTTCCTCACCGGGGTCTGGCCGCGCATCCGCGCGCAGGCGCCCATGCTGGACTTCCACTGCATCGGCAGCGACCCACCCGATGACCTCCGCGCCCACCACGGCCGTGACGGCGTGCAGGTGCATGGGCACGTGGCCGACATCGCGCCGTGGATGGACGGCTGTCGGGTGGCGGTGGCGCCGTTGCGGTTCGGTGCCGGGGTCAAGGGCAAGATCAATCTGAGCATGGCCCATGGACAGCCGGTGGTCGCGACCACGGTGGCGGCCGAGGGCATGCACCTGCACGACGGCCAGGACGTGCTGCTGGCCGACGATGCCGACGCCTTCGCCCAGGCGGTGCTGCGTGCACACGAGGATGCCGACGCCTGGTCACGCCTGGCAGCCGGCGGGCGCGCGAATGTGGAGCGGCACTTCTCCGTCGATGCCGCACGCGAGACGGTGCGCCGGCTGTTCCTCGCGGCCGACTGA